CCCGTTTTGCAGAGATTGGTGCACGCACAGCGCCATGGCGCATGTGGGACATCCGCGGCCTTGGCGCCATGCTGGCTGTTGAGTTTGTTACCGATTTCGAGACAGCAGCACCTGACGGGGCTCTGGTTAAATCGATCTGCGCACACGCACTCAAACGTGGCCTGATCCTTCTGGGCTGTGGCATGCACGGCAACGCCCTGCGCATCATGGTGCCGCTGACGGCATCGGACGAAATCATCGAAGAGGGTCTGGGCATCTTTGAAGCCGCCCTCTCCGAGGCGGTGGCCGAACAGGGCGTATAAGCCGCTTCTGAACGACACACACCTGAACGGGCGCGGACATTCCGCGCCCGTTTTTTTGTGTCATCCGGCCTGTGGGTTCAGTGTGATATCATGGGGAACGTCACAGGAGGACGCCCCATGATCATGCGCATTTTTCAGGTTGTAACCCGTCCGGGCAAAGAGGCTGCTTTTGCACGGTTTTTCCACGAAACAGCGATCCCGCTGATGCAGCGAACCAAAGGTCTGGTGACTGTGCTGCCCGGTGCCGCACGGCAGGACAGCCCGCGTAATTTCAGCTTTGTGATGGTCTGGAAAGACCTTGAGGCGCTGCAGGATTTTGTCGGCCCTGACTATCAGACACCGCATATTGACCCTGCCGAAGAAGCCCTGGTCGAAAGCCGGTCCCTGCAGCATTACGACCTTGTTACCAACTGATTTCAGACCGGGGGCGGTTTAAAGCTCGCCGCACTCGCACGCGCCCAGCGTTTGCGGTAATCGCCGCCCACGTCGCTCTGATTATCAAAGAGAAACCCCTCGGGCAGATAGGGGTAGGCGTCGCTGCCTTCGGCCATCTCCTTGTCTCCGAGCCGTACCATCAGGTGCTGGGGCATGAAATCTCCCGGATGGGAAAGACCCGCCGCACCGGTCATTTCACCCAGAGCCTTGAGCGTATTGCGATGGAACCGCGCGACCCGTTCGGATTTTGAGCCGACATCAAGCGCGCGGGCACGCATCGGATCCTGTGTGGCGACGCCGACGGGGCAGTGATTGGTGTGGCAGGCCTGTGCCTGAATGCAGCCGATGGCAAACATGAAACCGCGCGCCGAGTTGCACCAGTCGGCGCCGAGGGCCAGACAGCGTGCGATGTCAAAAGAAGAGACAACTTTACCCGCCGCGCCGATCTTAATCTCGCCGCGCAATCCGGCACCCCGCAGTGTGTTGTGCACAAAGGTCAGACCCTCGACAAGCGGCATGCCGATGTGGTTGGAAAACTCAACAGGTGCGGCTCCTGTGCCGCCTTCGGTGCCGTCGACCACGATGAAATCCGGAGCGATGCCTGTTTCCAGCATCGCTTTGACGATACACATGAATTCCCGCCGGTGCCCGATGCAAAGCTTGAACCCGACCGGTTTACCGCCCGAAAGCTCCCGCATGTGGCCGACAAATTCCATCATTTCGATGGGTGTGGAAAAGGCCGAATGCGCCGCGGGCGAGACGCAGTCCTCGCCCATCGGGATGCCACGCGCTTCGGCAATTTCAGGCGTGATTTTTGACGCGGGCAGCATGCCACCGTGGCCGGGCTTGGCGCCCTGGCTGAGTTTGAGCTCAATCATTTTCACCTGATCGAGCGTGGCTGTAGCGCGGAATTTATCCTCATCAAAACTACCGTCAGCAGCCCGGGCGCCGAAGTAGCCGGATGCGACCTGATATATAAGGTCACCGCCGCCGGCCTTGTGATAGCGACTCACAGAGCCTTCGCCGGTGTCATGGGCAAATCCGCCCGCTTTTGCGCCGGTGTTCAGCGCCTCGATTGCATTGCCGGACAGTGATCCGAAGCTCATGGCGGAGATATTCAGGAGCGACGCGGAATAGGGCTGTTTGCAGTCCTTCCCGCCGATTCTAACCCTGAAATCAGTGTCTTCCAGTTCGACCGGAGAGACCGAATGTGTGACCCAGGCATAGCCTGCATCGTAAACGCGCATCCGGGTGCCAAAGGGGCGTTTGTCCTCCTGACCCTTGGCGCGCTGATAAACCAGGCTGCGCGCGTCGCGGCTGAACGGTTCTTCATCCTGGTCGCTTTCAATCAGATACTGGCGGATTTCCGGCCGGATGCCTTCGAAAAGAAACCGCATATGACCGAGCACCGGATAATTGCGCAGGATCGAATGCCCGGGTTGGCGCACGTCATGCAGCCCGAGAACCGACAGCCAGGCAAAGGCCGCAAAGGGTATAAGCAGCCACCATGTCCAGAAAAGTGCGGCAATCAGGCAGATGATGGCGAGGATCACAACCCCGGCGAAAGGGGCGAAACGGGTCATCGTGCTGAGGTCTTTCATCAGGTCT
This sequence is a window from Roseobacter ponti. Protein-coding genes within it:
- a CDS encoding FMN-binding glutamate synthase family protein — encoded protein: MKDLSTMTRFAPFAGVVILAIICLIAALFWTWWLLIPFAAFAWLSVLGLHDVRQPGHSILRNYPVLGHMRFLFEGIRPEIRQYLIESDQDEEPFSRDARSLVYQRAKGQEDKRPFGTRMRVYDAGYAWVTHSVSPVELEDTDFRVRIGGKDCKQPYSASLLNISAMSFGSLSGNAIEALNTGAKAGGFAHDTGEGSVSRYHKAGGGDLIYQVASGYFGARAADGSFDEDKFRATATLDQVKMIELKLSQGAKPGHGGMLPASKITPEIAEARGIPMGEDCVSPAAHSAFSTPIEMMEFVGHMRELSGGKPVGFKLCIGHRREFMCIVKAMLETGIAPDFIVVDGTEGGTGAAPVEFSNHIGMPLVEGLTFVHNTLRGAGLRGEIKIGAAGKVVSSFDIARCLALGADWCNSARGFMFAIGCIQAQACHTNHCPVGVATQDPMRARALDVGSKSERVARFHRNTLKALGEMTGAAGLSHPGDFMPQHLMVRLGDKEMAEGSDAYPYLPEGFLFDNQSDVGGDYRKRWARASAASFKPPPV
- a CDS encoding antibiotic biosynthesis monooxygenase family protein gives rise to the protein MIMRIFQVVTRPGKEAAFARFFHETAIPLMQRTKGLVTVLPGAARQDSPRNFSFVMVWKDLEALQDFVGPDYQTPHIDPAEEALVESRSLQHYDLVTN